TCTTCGCGGCGAGCGCGCGGCGGTCACCCAGCGCAAGGTTGTATTCGCGGGTGCCGCGCTCGTCGCAATGCCCCTCGAGGCTCACCGGCACATTGGGGTAGCGCGAGAGCCATGCCGCCTGGCTATCGAGGATCGCGCGGGCGCGGTCGTCGATGCTGAAGCTGTCGAGCGCGAAATTGACCGTGTTGCTGGTGACCGAGCGTTCGAAATCGCCGCGCGAGCCGGGCGCGAAGCCCCCCGCGCCAGTGCCTTGATCGGTCGGCATGTTGCCGGGGGCGGGCGGGATATAGGCGGGCGGCTTCTTGGCGCAGGCGGCGACGAACAGCGTCGTTGCCAGCAGAAGGGCGGTGGTCAGTTTTGCCATATCGGCTTCTCCCAGGGTTGATCGGAATTTAGGCTCAGGGGCGTAACGGTCCCCAAGCCGGATCGGATCCATCGAGGCGCGTAGGAATGCGGCGCAAATTGACGCCGGTCAAATCGACCGACCACAGATCCGCACGCCCACTGCCCCCGCCGGTCGAGCGGAAGAACATCAGCACGCGGCCATTGGGCGACCAGCTCGGCGCTTCATCCTGTGCGCCTTCGGTCAGCAATTGTTCGTTGCCGCCCGCCGGGCTCATTACGCCGATGCGGAAGCTGCCGCCCAATTTGGTGAAAGCGATCAAATTGCCGCGCGGGCTCCATACCGGGGTCGCATAGCGGCCGCTGCCGAAGCTGATCCGCTGCTGCTGTGACCCATCGGCGTTCATCACATAGAGTTGCTGCGTGCCGGAACGATCGCTTTCGAACACGATCCGCCCGCCATCGGGCGAATAGGTGCCGCCGGTGTCGATGCCCGGCGAATCGGTCAGCCGCTGCGGCGTACCCCCGCCGAAGGCGACGCGGTAG
Above is a genomic segment from Sphingomonas sp. HMP6 containing:
- the pal gene encoding peptidoglycan-associated lipoprotein Pal, with translation MAKLTTALLLATTLFVAACAKKPPAYIPPAPGNMPTDQGTGAGGFAPGSRGDFERSVTSNTVNFALDSFSIDDRARAILDSQAAWLSRYPNVPVSLEGHCDERGTREYNLALGDRRALAAKNYLAARGVAPGRISTISYGKERPLALGSDEASLAQNRRAVTIVLN